The following are from one region of the Dermacentor albipictus isolate Rhodes 1998 colony chromosome 5, USDA_Dalb.pri_finalv2, whole genome shotgun sequence genome:
- the LOC135920227 gene encoding uncharacterized protein — MDAVSLVFQGDRPTKGTVLASVLVFALAAGTVVIAIFLLVAVFRDMSNVRTRRHLREIEPVVAKELPKVLTVRRSKTKSTLPDVNTRQPISRTSNLRKYASRNYSPVSAGVTSTTSTSLKKLNGRPAHKSYTSIWYSEDRTLSKTRLKHSVTRYKFVSRYSSREERTTASDKLNKADAIAAPAAEEAPLPHEIPPPTTSVNKIPRSVRTVNQDPPHFPSSSIQARTVSSKEVHSYSTRIPAREDLQTAMGVTFTTMRTDNVSSSAEVSNYKESKGAATTASSKDEANPIDTGSVPHEKPNSSETASGKRRQTPEVTQATTSEAHGSTERDPLDNEEPFTEENDAAHIHGAFGFGISRATSSPPDRQHHSTHSSHVRHVKVSTLPTTGEVEDRMNGSHLSGIADTGASPTSHNGTSVQRSDDATTSTVEAESRTASEGKEDSANHPDHVFVGPGNWNDLAKDDEDAHAHGHIPIPDPDAAKVMTNSFTLDVFN; from the exons ATGGACGCCGTCTCGCTCGTCTTCCAGGGCGACCGCCCGACTAAAGGCACCGTGCTAGCGTCGGTGCTAGTGTTCGCGCTCGCTGCCGGCACGGTCGTCATCGCGATCTTCCTGCTCGTCGCCGTCTTCCGCGACATGAGCAACGTCCGCACGCGGAGGCACCTACGCGAAATCGAACCGGTCGTCGCCAAAG AACTGCCCAAGGTACTCACTGTTCGACGTAGCAAGACTAAGTCTACGCTACCCGATGTCAATACGCGACAACCCATCTCTCGTACTTCTAACCTTCGCAAATACGCATCGAGAAACTATAGTCCCGTAAGTGCTGGTGTGACTTCCACGACCAGTACGTCACTGAAGAAACTAAATGGAAGGCCGGCACATAAGTCTTACACTTCTATCTGGTACTCCGAAGATCGTACACTCTCGAAGACCCGATTGAAGCACTCGGTAACGCGCTATAAATTTGTATCGAGGTATAGCAGCCGAGAAGAACGTACTACAGCGAGTGATAAGTTGAACAAGGCTGATGCTATTGCTGCCCCTGCCGCCGAAGAGGCACCATTGCCTCACGAGATACCCCCGCCTACGACTTCCGTGAACAAAATACCACGCTCAGTACGAACGGTCAACCAGGATCCACCACACTTCCCAAGCTCCAGTATCCAGGCTAGGACAGTATCCTCTAAAGAGGTGCATTCCTATAGCACACGCATTCCAGCTCGAGAAGACCTGCAGACCGCCATGGGAGTGACATTCACGACGATGCGCACAGACAACGTAAGTTCAAGCGCCGAGGTCTCCAActataaagaaagcaaaggaGCCGCAACGACTGCTTCTTCGAAGGACGAAGCAAATCCTATTGATACTGGTTCGGTGCCACATGAAAAACCTAATTCGAGCGAAACGGCTTCTGGAAAACGCCGGCAGACCCCGGAAGTGACACAAGCGACGACCAGCGAAGCCCACGGCAGTACAGAGCGTGACCCACTAGACAATGAAGAACCCTTTACGGAGGAAAATGATGCGGCGCACATCCACGGTGCGTTTGGTTTCGGGATAAGCCGCGCAACTTCGAGTCCGCCCGACCGACAGCACCACTCGACACACAGCAGTCACGTGCGCCACGTCAAGGTATCCACATTGCCGACAACGGGAGAAGTCGAAGACAGGATGAACGGATCGCATTTGAGTGGCATCGCCGATACTGGCGCCTCGCCAACTTCGCACAACGGCACGTCAGTTCAGCGAAGCGACGACGCCACAACGTCAACGGTTGAAGCAGAGTCGCGTACAGCGAGTGAAGGTAAGGAAGACTCTGCAAACCACCCTGACCACGTATTCGTTGGTCCGGGAAACTGGAACGATCTCGCAAAAGACGACGAGGATGCGCACGCTCATGGCCACATACCGATTCCCGATCCGGACGCTGCGAAGGTCATGACTAACAGTTTCACGTTGGATGTATTCAATTAG
- the LOC135920207 gene encoding serine-rich adhesin for platelets-like — protein sequence MESSSLIFRGGSRSHRSTFVTTLFVVALVVGAVAVTGFVLFAVFGGWNTGVTPGRRSTAPPLLGRGGNEADASSRSKGPYTPRWYSVLISNANSTSAEGNAPVTLIDTPVNDSSSPLDGAEGDVLQPVPPAVDEPRSTLSELTYPSRGSRPDSAETGVTPLAEPRQDEEEVSEVPPAGKSKEEADISETAMGDSPPSTESEDAGKLKQHDLISELNDVFVSREPGGSVQDDDDSRTRSRASLNETAEEDGSDESGEDEFAGETDAVETDLRDATSDSSLRTEGATEAESLAPTRVVSEQGTNYEPAHTDDEDQGRDEAATQDTAAISRGEGDDLQEEDLEYDTDATAPGTYPHTAPDDVYSPKEDQSKPETPITDGVSKRGPEYVSPDFHGGGQSRDEPADGDGGDVVVAERDEGVEEEPDLFITDGTITALPRVEGASEREPPHQSEYITEPGIAHLPAEIESGAPDRHEPTFHDEGNTGSVQVPTYKPDDVTQSVSQDVATYGTNQMTRSYVTPMDVSIYAQGGGEAQPYRNDADLKEESSSTATALEITYGTVGDADISSIIDEEDTELPNMSTQNNMFSDTPAIFTSKDSLQEAEFLNKGSGSLSQTPGTSEAGLYHPYEASEGNWDDGLLDSGSTVRVGDEDGIRDGTDGKIAPITRDKSNDGSEVQASGTRTTVQEDDFDKIAREAYSFIEDTSEAELPRSNPTTERNSDEAPARTLGIDLDDGTTYIRSEWDWSEIGSVVPEKRRELQMSVPANRARTRSSYAANRTVVRPLNLSPTAPVPVISKVRPRASRPKTRNATAPAKTSTPTRSNGHRTQRHSLGKYNGLVVTPWHPVNSQVAHRNASLEGPVGSMGSNASTATIGQGSSGYETTGHVTISWASPDDGRRPRSYRSEATFLTKQSTRVTLEGSSSSPQELTPRAKSIPVIITSRTNGTATLQRHSRTTAIAHSEANEMLRKKERSTALNMPRRDYDNRVSPLVKQQPVIVITIDPQKANSSEHRDVSVPTSSTMVRRNVTKREAIRRERFATAPLTRKSENYFPTTSFLTRSRSYVADTSARRHFSVGTPSLSLQDTTASTAHNFAVMTKRNNNAHDNFVEKRGGGLSS from the exons ATGGAAAGCTCTTCGTTGATCTTCCGTGGTGGAAGTCGTTCGCACCGGAGCACCTTCGTAACAACTTTATTCGTCGTCGCCCTGGTGGTGGGCGCCGTGGCCGTTACCGGATTCGTCCTCTTCGCGGTCTTCGGGGGCTGGAACACCGGCGTCACTCCCGGGCGGCGCAGTACAGCCCCTCCGCTACTTGGCAGAG GTGGAAATGAGGCTGACGCCTCCTCAAGAAGCAAAGGCCCGTACACTCCGCGATGGTATTCCGTACTTATATCCAACGCAAACAGCACGTCAGCGGAGGGAAATGCCCCGGTCACCCTTATCGACACACCGGTTAACGACTCCTCGTCGCCACTTGATGGGGCAGAAGGCGACGTCTTACAGCCCGTGCCGCCGGCTGTTGATGAACCCAGGTCGACATTGAGTGAACTGACGTACCCGtcccgaggaagccgcccggaCAGCGCCGAGACAGGTGTAACGCCGCTTGCAGAACCCAGACAGGACGAGGAAGAAGTGTCTGAGGTTCCCCCAGCTGGGAAGAGTAAAGAGGAGGCCGACATAAGTGAAACAGCAATGGGAGATTCGCCGCCTTCCACAGAAAGCGAGGATGCGGGGAAATTGAAGCAGCACGATCTTATCTCAGAACTTAACGATGTATTCGTGTCCCGAGAGCCCGGCGGCAGCGTTCAAGATGACGATGATTCTCGCACGCGCTCGCGGGCGTCTTTAAACGAGACCGCCGAGGAAGATGGCTCGGACGAGTCGGGGGAGGACGAGTTCGCCGGTGAGACTGACGCCGTGGAGACCGACTTGCGCGACGCGACGAGTGACTCGTCGTTGCGCACAGAGGGCGCCACTGAAGCAGAATCGCTTGCCCCGACGCGCGTCGTCTCGGAGCAAGGCACCAATTACGAGCCCGCCCATACTGACGACGAAGATCAAGGTCGCGACGAAGCTGCAACCCAAGATACGGCCGCGATCAGTCGTGGAGAGGGCGACGACCTTCAAGAAGAAGACTTGGAGTACGATACCGACGCTACAGCTCCGGGAACGTACCCCCACACTGCACCCGACGACGTGTATTCACCAAAGGAAGATCAGAGCAAACCAGAGACGCCGATCACCGACGGTGTGTCGAAGCGCGGCCCCGAATACGTGTCACCCGATTTCCATGGGGGCGGTCAAAGTCGCGATGAGCCTGCTGATGGCGACGGTGGGGACGTTGTAGTGGCTGAAAGAGACGAGGGGGTGGAAGAAGAGCCGGATCTTTTTATCACAGATGGAACAATTACAGCACTTCCGCGGGTGGAAGGTGCCAGTGAACGTGAACCACCGCACCAAAGCGAATACATAACGGAACCAGGCATCGCTCATTTGCCTGCGGAGATTGAAAGCGGAGCTCCTGATCGCCATGAGCCGACCTTTCACGACGAGGGGAATACAGGATCAGTACAAGTTCCCACATACAAACCAGACGACGTCACACAGAGTGTGTCACAGGATGTCGCCACCTATGGGACGAACCAAATGACCAGATCCTACGTCACACCAATGGATGTGTCTATATACGCACAAGGCGGTGGTGAAGCGCAGCCGTACAGGAACGACGCAGATTTGAAAGAGGAAAGCAGTTCCACGGCAACTGCGCTGGAGATTACGTACGGTACCGTTGGAGACGCCGATATTTCTTCTATAATCGACGAAGAAGACACGGAACTACCAAATATGTCAACCCAGAATAATATGTTTAGTGACACACCAGCAATCTTCACCAGCAAAGATAGTCTTCAGGAGGCCGAATTCCTGAACAAGGGAAGTGGATCACTTTCGCAGACTCCGGGAACCAGCGAAGCAGGGCTGTACCACCCTTATGAGGCATCAGAAGGAAACTGGGACGACGGACTACTTGATTCTGGGAGTACCGTTCGAGTTGGCGACGAAGATGGCATCAGGGATGGTACAGACGGGAAAATAGCGCCAATCACAAGAGATAAAAGCAACGATGGATCTGAGGTACAGGCTTCCGGTACCAGGACAACTGTCCAAGAAGACGATTTCGATAAGATTGCCAGGGAGGCGTATTCTTTCATCGAAGACACAAGTGAAGCAGAATTGCCCAGGAGTAATCCCACGACAGAGCGAAATTCCGACGAAGCACCGGCAAGGACCCTCGGGATCGATCTCGATGACGGGACGACTTATATACGCAGCGAGTGGGACTGGTCTGAAATAGGCTCTGTCGTTCCTGAGAAACGCAGGGAGCTTCAGATGTCCGTGCCAGCAAATCGAGCACGCACGCGCAGCTCCTACGCTGCGAACCGCACCGTGGTTCGGCCACTTAATCTCTCACCCACGGCCCCCGTGCCAGTGATATCCAAGGTACGCCCACGCGCAAGTCGTCCAAAGACGAGGAACGCGACGGCGCCTGCAAAAACGTCAACACCAACACGATCTAACGGCCACCGGACGCAACGGCACAGTTTAGGCAAATACAATGGTTTGGTGGTCACGCCATGGCACCCAGTGAATTCCCAGGTGGCCCACAGAAATGCGTCTTTGGAAGGGCCCGTTGGTTCGATGGGAAGCAACGCGTCAACGGCGACCATAGGTCAGGGTAGTAGTGGATACGAAACGACCGGGCATGTGACCATTAGCTGGGCTAGTCCTGATGATGGACGCCGTCCAAGGAGCTACAGAAGTGAAGCTACTTTTCTGACGAAACAGAGTACGCGTGTCACGCTTGAAGGTTCCTCAAGCTCGCCACAGGAACTAACGCCACGTGCAAAAAGCATCCCTGTCATTATTACCTCACGAACAAATGGCACTGCTACGTTGCAAAGACACAGTCGCACTACGGCGATCGCCCATAGCGAGGCGAATGAAATGCTGCGCAAGAAAGAGCGCTCAACAGCGCTTAATATGCCACGACGAGATTACGATAACCGCGTCTCTCCATTGGTCAAGCAACAGCCGGTCATCGTAATAACCATTGATCCCCAGAAGGCTAACAGCTCTGAACATCGTGATGTCAGCGTTCCTACTTCAAGCACGATGGTTCGGCGCAATGTTACAAAACGCGAAGCCATTAGGAGAGAACGCTTCGCCACTGCACCGCTTACGCGAAAGTCGGAAAACTATTTTCCGACGACATCGTTTTTGACACGTTCGCGAAGTTACGTCGCGGATACTAGTGCGCGACGTCATTTTAGCGTTGGTACGCCGTCGCTAAGTTTACAGGACACCACGGCTTCCACCGCTCATAATTTCGCGGTGATGACTAAAAGGAACAACAACGCGCACGATAATTTTGTAGAGAAACGTGGGGGAGGCCTCAGCTCATGA
- the LOC139060337 gene encoding adult-specific rigid cuticular protein 15.7-like, with amino-acid sequence MLRGWGNYNFGYDEDHTSGGSFRRETGNALGAKVGSYGLRDADGRARVVSYVADELGFRASISTNEPGTMPSTPADVSIGATPQGTAAPAVPVAAPAPAAYSPPARIHFNGAPAARPAYASPAPVAPLSYGAPSPFAFKSAPVARVSYAAPSPFPVKASPTRPASYGGVALAPSGHRLLDQRRTVARCQHLSVHHPLDQRPTVVWRLHPSGRRM; translated from the exons ATGTTGAGG GGCTGGGGCAACTACAACTTCGGCTACGACGAAGACCACACGTCGGGCGGCTCGTTCCGGCGTGAGACCGGCAACGCGCTGGGCGCCAAGGTGGGCTCGTACGGCCTGCGCGACGCCGACGGTCGCGCGCGCGTCGTCAGCTACGTGGCCGACGAGCTGGGCTTCCGGGCGTCGATCTCCACCAACGAGCCCGGAACCATGCCGTCGACGCCTGCCGACGTATCTATAGGCGCTACTCCACAAGGCACAGCTGCGCCAGCGGTGCCGG TGGCCGCACCGGCTCCAGCTGCCTACAGTCCTCCGGCCCGCATCCATTTCAACGGAGCGCCCGCTGCTCGCCCAGCCTACGCTTCACCGGCGCCAGTGGCTCCCCTCTCCTACGGTGCGCCGTCGCCCTTCGCCTTCAAGTCGGCACCCGTGGCTCGAGTGTCGTACGCTGCCCCGTCACCATTCCCGGTCAAAGCCTCGCCCACTCGGCCGGCGTCCTATGGCGGCGTCGCTCTAGCCCCTTCAGGTCATCGCCTCCTGGACCAGCGTCGTACGGTGGCTCGTTGCCAGCACCTTTCAGTTCATCACCCGCTGGACCAGCGGCCTACGGTGGTCTGGCGCCTGCATCCTTCAGGGCGTCGCATGTAG